From Apium graveolens cultivar Ventura chromosome 9, ASM990537v1, whole genome shotgun sequence, the proteins below share one genomic window:
- the LOC141682451 gene encoding ACT domain-containing protein ACR8-like, translating into MEKMEWPAYLDEYEKLVIRMTTPRVIVDNAGCSNATRVMIDSARKHGILLEAVQVLIDHNLSIKKAYVSSDGRWFMDVFHVTDLDGNKITDEGDINYIEKSLGTLYYMPTTSKCVNRLTALELTGNDRVGLLSEVFAVLADLQVNVVESKVWTHNGRIASLIYVKDCDSGYPIEDEQKIDTIVTRLRNVLEGDTDIRSAKTVVSLAVTHTERRLHQMMFADRDYERKPIIWTNGDSPIVSVQNCFERGYSGVNIHCKDRAKLMFDVLCTLTDMEYIVFHATVKTGGDRANMEFFIRHIDGTPISSDAEKQRVILCLRAAIERRASEGIQLELSADDRPGLLADVMRTFRENGINVTRAEIATKFETAHNVYFVTDAIGNPVDQKIIEAVRQKIGIDKLKVKELPSIYNDNERRDDEATAGVAGAVLVSIGSLFKRNLFNLGLIKSFT; encoded by the exons ATGGAGAAGATGGAGTGGCCTGCTTATTTAGATGAATATGAAAAGCTTGTGATCCGCATGACCACACCCAG GGTTATTGTTGATAATGCTGGTTGTTCGAATGCCACCCGGGTTATG ATTGATAGTGCTAGGAAACATGGGATTCTTTTGGAGGCTGTTCAAGTTCTTATAGATCACAATTTGTCGATTAAAAAAGCGTATGTTTCATCAGATGGAAGATGGTTCATGGATG TTTTTCATGTGACTGATTTGGATGGGAACAAGATAACTGATGAAGGTGACATTAACTACATTGAAAAG TCTCTTGGTACACTTTATTATATGCCAACGACATCGAAGTGTGTTAATCGTTTGACAGCATTGGAATTAACCGGAAATGATAGAGTTGGCTTACTTTCTGAGGTCTTTGCGGTATTAGCTGATTTGCAAGTTAATGTGGTGGAATCTAAGGTGTGGACACACAATGGACGCATTGCATCCCTCATTTATGTTAAAGATTGTGATTCAGGTTACCCAATTGAGGATGAGCAGAAAATTGATACGATTGTGACACGGCTGAGGAACGTACTTGAAGGGGATACTGATATCAGAAGTGCTAAAACTGTAGTTTCTTTAGCTGTCACTCATACAGAGAGAAGGCTCCATCAAATGATGTTTGCAGATCGTGATTATGAAAGGAAGCCTATAATTTGGACTAATGGCGATTCCCCAATTGTCTCTGTTCAGAATTGCTTCGAGCGTGGTTATTCCGGTGTAAATATTCATTGCAAGGATAGGGCCAAGCTTATGTTTGATGTTCTCTGCACTCTGACCGACATGGAGTACATTGTCTTCCACGCAACTGTAAAAACAGGGGGGGACCGAGCAAATATG GAGTTCTTCATTAGACATATAGATGGAACGCCAATTAGTTCAGATGCAGAAAAGCAACGTGTGATTCTCTGCTTGAGGGCTGCAATTGAAAGAAGAGCATCTgag GGTATTCAACTGGAGCTCTCGGCAGATGACAGGCCAGGACTATTGGCGGATGTAATGCGGACATTTCGAGAGAATGGTATCAATGTGACAAGGGCTGAGATAGCCACTAAATTCGAGACAGCTCATAACGTATACTTTGTTACAGATGCTATTGGGAACCCTGTTGATCAAAAGATCATTGAAGCAGTTAGACAAAAGATCGGTATCGACAAGTTAAAAGTAAAGGAACTTCCATCGATATATAATGACAACGAAAGGAGGGATGATGAAGCCACAGCAGGCGTTGCTGGGGCAGTGCTGGTATCAATAGGGAGCTTATTCAAGAGGAATCTATTCAACTTGGGACTGATCAAATCCTTCACTTGA